In Sphingomicrobium sediminis, the genomic window CAAGCCAGCAAGGCGAAGGACGCAATGGTGGGGAGGATGAACCGCATCAGTCGGCGCGCTTCACGTAGGTGAATTCGCCCGTGTCGACGATAACGCGGGTGCCGGCAACGATGTGCGGCGGGACCATGATCTTGACGCCATTGTCGAGCACGGCCGGCTTGTAGCTGGCGCTCGCCGTCTGGCCCTTCACGACCGCATCGGCCTCGACCACTTCGGCCTCGACATGCTGCGGCAGCTGGACGCTGATCGGTCGGCCTTCGTAGAGCTCGAGGATGACGTCCATGCCATCGGTCAGGAACGCGGCCTGATCGCCGATCAATTCCTTTTGGACGATGACCTGCTCAAAATTCTTCTTGTCCATGAAGGTCAGCTCTTCGCCATCGGCGAACAGGAACTGATAATCGTCGGTATCGAGCCGCACCTTCTCGACCGATTCTGCGGAGCGGAATCGCACGTTCGTCTTGCGGTTATCCTCGATATTCTTGAGTTCGACCTGCATGTAGGCCCCACCCTTGCCAGGCTGGGTGTGCTGGATCTTCACCGCCTTCCAGAGGCCGTTTTCATATTCGATGATATTGCCGGGACGGATATCGACAGCATTCATTTTCATGTCGAAGAATTCCTCGATGCTTGGGTCTACAAAGATATAAAGAGCGCGGAACACGCAAAGCGTTCCTTCGGGCGCTGCCCCTAGCGGTCCGCCAGGCTTCCCGCAAGGACGTCATCGAAAGCAGCGACCGCCTTGGCGACATCTTCGGCGCCCCAAACCGACTGGCTTACGGCGAGAAAATCGGCACCGGCGCGCACCAGCGGTTCGGCATTGTCCGGCGTAATTCCGCCGATCGCGACGCAGGGCAGCTCGAACAAGTTTGCCCACCAGGACAGGATGGTCGGCTCGGGCCGATGCTCGCTGGCCTTGGTCTGGCTCGGGTAGAAGCTGCCGAAGGCGACATAGTCCGCCCCCTGCTCGCCCGCCTGCATGGCAAGATGGCGGCTGGCATGGCAGGTGACGCCGATCTGCTTGGAGGGACCGAGAATGGCGCGCGCTTCCTTGGCGTTGCCGTCTCCCTGTCCGAGATGGACGCCGTCCGCTCCCAAGCGTTTGCACATGGCGACATCATCATTGACGATGAAGGCGACGTCGGCCTCGGCGCAGATTTCCTGCAGCGGTTCGGCAGCGCGCGCGAGGTCATGGCTCTTCATGCCTTTGACGCGCAGCTGGAAAGCGCTCACCCGCTCGTGCTGGACCGCATCCTTGAGACGTGCGGCAAAGTCGCCGGTCACGTCCTGCGGGCTAATAAGGTAGAGATCGCACGGATGCTCGCGCGGCGGCGGGGCATAGAAATGGGGTTCGTCCATGCGCCCCCTCTACCCCCGCATGCGCGGAAAAAGCTAGCCGTTGCAGACGCTCGCTTCGTAGATGCTGTTGATCGCACCGCTCAGCGCCGCGTCGAACTGGGCATCGTCCATGTCGGCACGAAGGTCCTGCAGCAGCGCGCGGCTGAAGCTCGCAATCATCCCGCGATTCTTGCTGAGCTTGGCATTGGCTTCGTCGCGCTCATAGCCGCCCGACAAGGCAACGACGCGGATCACACGCGGATGCGCGACCAGCGGGGCGTAGAGATCGTCTTCGACCGGCAGCGACAATTTGAGCATGACACGCTCGCCATCGGGAAGCTTGTCGAGATTGCGCAGCACGTGGCGCAGCACCAAAGCGTCGCAGTCGGCGCGGCTCTCGCTCTTCAAATTCACTTCAGGCTCGACGATCGGGACGAGGCCGTTGGCGATGATCTGGCGCGCGAACATGAACTGCTGGTCGATATTGGCGGCGATGCCCTCTTCGTTCGCTTCATGAATGACGCTGCGCATCTTGGTGCCGAACACGCCCTTTTCCTTGGCGCGCGCGCACATGCCGTCCAGTTTGGGCATCGGCTTCATCATCTGGACGCCAGCCGTCACGTCCTCGAGCCCCTTGTCGACCTTGAGGAAGGGCACGACGCCGCGTTCCCACAGCAGCTGCGGGACCGGCTTGCCGTCGGCATCGCCATCCATCGTCTTCTCGAAAAGGATCGCGCCCAGCACCTTCTTGCCGGAGAAGCTCGGCGCGGTGACGATCCGCTGGCGCATCTGGTGGATGAGGCCGAACATTTCGTCCTCGCTGCCCCAGGCATCCTCGCCGACGCCATAGGCAGCCAGCGCCTTGGGCGTCGAGCCGCCGGACTGGTCCAGCGCGGCGATGAAACCGGCGCCGCCAACCATCTGCGCCATCATTTTCGGATCGGTCATTCGGGGCTCCCCTCCCAGCACATGCATACGTATGCGAGCGCCCGTAGCCAGCGCGCTTCGAGCGCGCAACGCTGTGAACGTTCACGCCCTCATTTTGTAACTTTCGCGCTGGCCGGGCGTATTGGTGTAAAGCACGAATGAGGGGAATGGTAATGACGATGATGTCCGAGCAGATGATCAAGGTCTGTGACGAGGCCGAGGCCGAAGACTTGGATTTTTCGGAGCTGAAAGCGGTCCTGGTGAATGCCTCGCTCAAGCATCCCTCGCAGGACAGTCATACCGACACACTCCTCGATAT contains:
- the efp gene encoding elongation factor P, whose translation is MKMNAVDIRPGNIIEYENGLWKAVKIQHTQPGKGGAYMQVELKNIEDNRKTNVRFRSAESVEKVRLDTDDYQFLFADGEELTFMDKKNFEQVIVQKELIGDQAAFLTDGMDVILELYEGRPISVQLPQHVEAEVVEADAVVKGQTASASYKPAVLDNGVKIMVPPHIVAGTRVIVDTGEFTYVKRAD
- the thiE gene encoding thiamine phosphate synthase; protein product: MDEPHFYAPPPREHPCDLYLISPQDVTGDFAARLKDAVQHERVSAFQLRVKGMKSHDLARAAEPLQEICAEADVAFIVNDDVAMCKRLGADGVHLGQGDGNAKEARAILGPSKQIGVTCHASRHLAMQAGEQGADYVAFGSFYPSQTKASEHRPEPTILSWWANLFELPCVAIGGITPDNAEPLVRAGADFLAVSQSVWGAEDVAKAVAAFDDVLAGSLADR
- a CDS encoding fructose bisphosphate aldolase, translating into MTDPKMMAQMVGGAGFIAALDQSGGSTPKALAAYGVGEDAWGSEDEMFGLIHQMRQRIVTAPSFSGKKVLGAILFEKTMDGDADGKPVPQLLWERGVVPFLKVDKGLEDVTAGVQMMKPMPKLDGMCARAKEKGVFGTKMRSVIHEANEEGIAANIDQQFMFARQIIANGLVPIVEPEVNLKSESRADCDALVLRHVLRNLDKLPDGERVMLKLSLPVEDDLYAPLVAHPRVIRVVALSGGYERDEANAKLSKNRGMIASFSRALLQDLRADMDDAQFDAALSGAINSIYEASVCNG